From Acinetobacter lwoffii, a single genomic window includes:
- a CDS encoding GNAT family N-acetyltransferase — MPITVHAYTSLENDEVRSQLERLYDTSPEFSDGADAMEQLEQNLAQYTSVYSAEFNSKIIGAIWCTGQGESRILENIVVHPANRGRGVAERLVSEVCRMEEEKGVKNFVPGCGAIHRCLANLEKI; from the coding sequence ATGCCTATCACCGTACATGCTTATACTTCTTTAGAAAATGACGAAGTGCGCAGCCAGCTTGAGCGACTGTATGACACGAGCCCTGAATTTAGTGACGGGGCAGATGCCATGGAACAACTAGAGCAAAACCTTGCACAGTATACCTCAGTTTATAGCGCAGAATTTAATAGCAAAATTATTGGGGCAATCTGGTGCACCGGACAGGGTGAAAGCCGGATTCTGGAAAATATCGTCGTACATCCGGCCAACCGTGGTCGTGGCGTTGCAGAAAGGCTGGTGAGCGAAGTTTGCCGCATGGAAGAAGAAAAAGGCGTGAAAAACTTTGTGCCGGGCTGTGGGGCCATTCATCGTTGTCTGGCCAATCTAGAAAAAATCTGA
- the hisB gene encoding imidazoleglycerol-phosphate dehydratase HisB: MTDRISEVVRNTNETKIRVRLNLDGTGQGTLNTGIPFLDHMIDQIKRHGRFDIDIHCDGDLEIDDHHTVEDCGITLGQAFAQALGDKKGLKRYGHFYAPLDESLSRVVVDLSGRPGLFMDIPFTRAMIGRFDVDLFSEFFQGFVNHSLMTVHIDNLKGKNSHHQIESVFKAFARALRMACEVDPRAANTVASTKGTL, encoded by the coding sequence ATGACAGATCGTATCAGTGAAGTGGTAAGAAATACCAACGAAACCAAAATTCGAGTTCGTTTGAATCTCGACGGTACTGGTCAAGGCACCTTAAACACGGGTATTCCCTTTTTAGATCATATGATTGATCAAATCAAGCGTCATGGCCGGTTTGATATTGATATTCATTGTGATGGCGACTTGGAAATCGATGACCATCATACTGTGGAAGACTGCGGTATTACGCTGGGTCAGGCTTTCGCGCAAGCACTAGGTGATAAAAAAGGCCTGAAACGCTATGGTCATTTCTATGCGCCACTCGATGAGTCTTTAAGCCGTGTCGTGGTGGATCTGTCTGGCCGTCCGGGTCTGTTTATGGATATTCCATTTACCCGTGCCATGATCGGCCGTTTTGATGTGGATTTATTCTCTGAATTTTTCCAGGGCTTTGTGAACCATTCCTTGATGACGGTACATATCGACAACCTGAAAGGCAAAAACAGCCATCACCAGATCGAAAGCGTATTTAAAGCATTTGCGCGTGCGCTGCGTATGGCCTGTGAAGTGGATCCACGTGCTGCCAATACGGTAGCTTCAACCAAAGGTACACTGTAA
- a CDS encoding DUF805 domain-containing protein: MNPHYPSNESALSPNGRFGRLSYLGWNMLMTFSLLIIIGIIAAFSPGLFMDSSALAGSSMVATVLIGLAYLVMLYFSFVFTIRRLHDRNHTGWLSLLILVPLLNLIFILYLIFAKGDDRSNQYGPRRTTKAWEKVLGLIYVLIFPIGILAAIAIPAYQDYVTRAQQAQMEQSSYHTD; this comes from the coding sequence ATGAATCCACACTATCCAAGCAATGAATCAGCTTTAAGCCCAAATGGTCGTTTTGGCCGCTTGTCTTATCTCGGCTGGAACATGCTAATGACCTTTTCGCTCCTGATCATCATTGGGATCATTGCAGCTTTTTCACCTGGCCTATTTATGGATAGCTCTGCCTTGGCAGGCTCATCCATGGTTGCAACTGTTCTCATCGGACTCGCTTACTTGGTCATGCTTTATTTTAGTTTTGTTTTTACTATTCGCCGTCTACATGACCGCAATCATACTGGATGGTTATCGCTGCTGATCTTGGTTCCGCTACTCAATCTGATTTTTATCCTTTATCTGATTTTTGCCAAAGGTGATGACAGAAGCAATCAATACGGCCCGCGACGTACCACCAAAGCTTGGGAAAAGGTGTTGGGATTGATTTATGTACTTATTTTTCCAATCGGTATTTTAGCCGCGATTGCAATCCCAGCTTATCAAGACTATGTGACGCGTGCTCAACAGGCGCAGATGGAACAGAGTAGCTATCACACTGATTAA
- the hisH gene encoding imidazole glycerol phosphate synthase subunit HisH yields MTRIALLDYGMGNLHSAAKALEHVGATVDVTNDPKLIAQADKIVFPGVGAMRDCMQGMHEAGIDEVVRNAVFNKPVLAICVGMQALMQHSEENGGTDALGIFEGAVKHFPEMAGLKVPHMGWNQVHQADPEHPMWNNIEQDARFYFVHSYYVEPQDSDLVAATCTYGIEFCTAIHKENLFATQFHPEKSHTAGLQLLKNFVDWKI; encoded by the coding sequence ATGACCCGTATTGCCCTTCTTGATTATGGCATGGGAAATTTGCACTCTGCGGCAAAAGCGTTAGAACATGTCGGTGCCACAGTGGATGTCACCAATGATCCAAAACTGATTGCTCAGGCAGACAAGATTGTCTTTCCGGGTGTAGGTGCCATGCGTGACTGCATGCAAGGCATGCACGAAGCCGGCATTGATGAAGTGGTACGCAATGCCGTGTTTAACAAGCCGGTACTGGCTATTTGTGTCGGTATGCAAGCCTTGATGCAACATTCTGAAGAGAATGGTGGTACCGATGCACTGGGTATTTTCGAAGGTGCGGTTAAGCATTTTCCGGAAATGGCGGGCTTAAAAGTGCCGCATATGGGCTGGAACCAGGTGCATCAGGCTGATCCAGAGCATCCGATGTGGAACAATATCGAACAGGATGCACGTTTCTACTTTGTACATAGCTACTATGTAGAGCCACAAGATTCAGACTTGGTGGCAGCTACTTGTACCTATGGCATCGAGTTTTGTACTGCAATTCATAAAGAAAACCTGTTTGCCACTCAGTTCCATCCGGAAAAGAGCCATACCGCCGGTTTACAGTTATTGAAAAACTTTGTGGACTGGAAAATCTGA